Proteins found in one Thermodesulfobacteriota bacterium genomic segment:
- a CDS encoding CopG family ribbon-helix-helix protein, which translates to MGATLTIRIDDQIKKRLEHLARATARSKSYLVNSAIKEFIAANEWQVQEIENAVKKADQPDAKFIDHEEVSAWLDTWGSNKEKDPPKCE; encoded by the coding sequence ATGGGCGCCACTTTAACAATAAGGATAGACGATCAGATAAAGAAAAGGCTTGAACATCTTGCGAGGGCCACTGCACGATCGAAATCCTATCTTGTGAACAGCGCGATCAAGGAGTTCATCGCGGCTAATGAATGGCAGGTGCAAGAGATAGAAAATGCGGTCAAAAAGGCCGATCAACCGGATGCGAAATTTATAGACCATGAAGAGGTCTCGGCATGGCTTGATACCTGGGGCTCTAATAAAGAGAAGGATCCCCCAAAATGCGAATAA
- a CDS encoding type II toxin-antitoxin system RelE/ParE family toxin, with translation MRIKWLGDAVSDLVEIRKYIATDNPGAARNVAERIKKEIAHLKEYSGLGRPGRVEGTRELIISGFPYIIPYRVKNDVVEILSVLHGARKWPEEL, from the coding sequence ATGCGAATAAAATGGCTGGGCGATGCTGTTAGTGATCTCGTTGAGATTCGAAAATACATTGCAACCGACAATCCCGGCGCTGCCCGCAATGTGGCGGAGCGGATCAAGAAAGAAATCGCTCATCTTAAAGAATATTCAGGCCTGGGAAGGCCGGGAAGAGTAGAGGGGACTCGTGAGCTTATCATTTCAGGTTTTCCTTACATCATCCCTTACCGGGTAAAGAATGATGTGGTTGAAATTCTTAGTGTACTGCATGGGGCAAGAAAATGGCCGGAAGAATTGTAG
- a CDS encoding DUF433 domain-containing protein, with protein MIRFDRIELDPKVCNGKPVIRGTRIPVSVILEQIAEGEPWDMILAGYPELKREDIQAALLYARASIEHAEIRVANV; from the coding sequence ATGATTAGATTCGATCGAATCGAACTTGATCCAAAGGTGTGCAACGGGAAACCGGTGATCAGAGGGACACGTATACCTGTTTCCGTGATTTTGGAGCAAATAGCGGAAGGGGAGCCATGGGATATGATATTGGCCGGTTATCCCGAGCTCAAAAGAGAAGATATTCAGGCAGCACTGCTTTACGCCAGGGCTTCCATAGAGCATGCGGAAATTAGAGTGGCCAATGTCTGA
- a CDS encoding DUF5615 family PIN-like protein yields the protein MSEPLRIYLDQMFRLEVAEALRAEGHDVVRASEVGQARADDQRILKTAISENRILVTLDEHFGDWVILPLRQHPGVLRLKVNPTTSKNVISLLLPFLRLHSSDELKNHLVILSSTRSKWVYTA from the coding sequence ATGTCTGAACCGTTACGAATCTATCTCGATCAAATGTTCCGCCTGGAAGTAGCTGAAGCTCTCCGTGCGGAAGGGCACGATGTTGTTCGGGCTTCTGAAGTTGGCCAGGCCAGAGCGGATGACCAACGGATATTAAAGACGGCTATCTCAGAAAATCGGATTCTCGTTACGCTGGATGAGCATTTTGGCGATTGGGTAATCTTGCCGCTTAGGCAACATCCAGGTGTGTTAAGACTGAAAGTCAATCCCACTACCTCTAAGAATGTAATAAGTCTTCTACTGCCGTTCTTACGGCTCCACTCTTCAGACGAATTGAAGAATCATCTCGTGATCCTTTCTTCCACCAGATCAAAATGGGTATACACGGCATAG
- a CDS encoding GDP-L-fucose synthase produces the protein MEKDSKIYIAGYRGLVGSAIARSLKALGYTNLILLTSQELDLKRQSEVEAFFARERPEYVFMAAARVGGILANNTYPADFIYDNIAIQTNLIHASYMNDVKKLLFLGSSCIYPRHCPQPMKEEYLLTGPLEPTNEPYAVAKIAGIKMCQSYNRQYGTNFMSVMPTNLYGPNDNFDLETSHVLPALIRKFYLAQLTLEKDREGLARDEAQYGSIPGDVKAALGIAPYPSRLTPHVTVWGSGRPRREFLHVDDLADACIFIMRHVNATAAAAVDSDIINIGCGQDLAIKELAELTREVVGLEGELIFDTTKPDGMPRKLLDVSKLKGLGWEPRIGLRDGIRRTYEWYRQSGKR, from the coding sequence ATGGAAAAGGATTCTAAGATATATATAGCCGGCTATCGCGGCCTGGTGGGATCGGCCATCGCCCGCAGTCTTAAGGCCCTGGGCTATACCAACCTGATCCTGCTAACCAGCCAGGAACTGGACTTAAAGAGACAGTCCGAAGTCGAGGCCTTCTTTGCCCGGGAAAGGCCGGAATATGTCTTTATGGCCGCAGCCAGAGTAGGCGGGATTCTGGCCAACAACACCTATCCCGCTGACTTCATTTACGACAATATCGCCATCCAGACGAACCTGATCCACGCTTCCTATATGAACGATGTCAAAAAGCTGCTGTTTTTAGGCAGCTCCTGCATTTATCCGAGGCATTGCCCCCAGCCCATGAAAGAGGAATATCTTCTAACCGGCCCGCTCGAGCCTACCAATGAGCCCTACGCGGTGGCCAAGATCGCCGGTATAAAGATGTGCCAGTCCTATAACCGTCAATACGGGACCAACTTTATGAGCGTCATGCCTACCAATCTTTACGGGCCAAATGATAATTTCGACCTGGAGACATCGCATGTGCTCCCGGCCTTAATCCGCAAGTTCTATCTCGCCCAATTGACCCTGGAGAAGGATCGGGAAGGCCTTGCCCGCGATGAGGCGCAATATGGGTCTATTCCCGGGGATGTTAAGGCTGCGCTTGGCATAGCGCCTTACCCCTCACGCCTTACCCCTCACGTAACCGTCTGGGGTAGCGGAAGGCCCCGTCGTGAGTTTCTGCACGTAGATGACCTCGCGGATGCCTGCATCTTTATTATGCGGCATGTTAATGCCACAGCCGCTGCCGCGGTCGATTCAGACATTATAAACATCGGCTGCGGCCAGGACCTTGCCATCAAAGAATTGGCTGAATTGACAAGAGAAGTGGTCGGTTTGGAGGGTGAGCTTATATTCGATACTACCAAACCCGATGGTATGCCTCGAAAACTTCTTGACGTCAGCAAATTAAAAGGACTTGGCTGGGAGCCCAGAATCGGCCTGAGAGACGGCATCCGGCGGACGTACGAGTGGTACCGCCAATCAGGGAAAAGATAG
- the gmd gene encoding GDP-mannose 4,6-dehydratase, whose product MKRAIITGITGQDGSYLAELLLSKDYEVHGIIRRSSSFNTDRIDHIYQDPHKPGCRLFLHYGDLSDGTGLRRILEKIRPEEVYNLGAQSHVRVSFDEPEYTADVVALGTLRLLEAVRDFQDRPGMRVKFYQACSSEMFGKVLEIPQKETTPFYPRSPYAAAKVYAYWQTVNYREAYGLFACNGILFNHESPRRGETFVTRKITRAATRIKLGLQEKLYLGNLNAKRDWGFAGDYVEAMWLMLQQEEPDDYIIATGKNYSVKEFLEKVFSKLGLEWERYVETDPRYFRPTEVDALLGDATKARQKLGWNPRVEIDQLVDMMVEHDLEMARQEKTLRDAGHKVSIRQNCE is encoded by the coding sequence ATGAAAAGAGCAATCATCACCGGTATCACAGGACAGGACGGATCATATCTGGCTGAACTCCTGCTTTCCAAGGATTATGAAGTGCATGGTATTATCCGCCGTTCTTCTTCATTTAACACGGATAGAATAGACCATATCTATCAGGACCCCCATAAGCCGGGTTGCCGCCTTTTTCTCCACTACGGCGACCTGTCCGACGGCACAGGACTCCGGAGAATCCTGGAAAAGATACGGCCGGAAGAGGTCTATAACCTTGGCGCCCAGTCGCATGTCCGGGTATCCTTTGATGAACCGGAATATACGGCCGATGTCGTGGCCCTGGGGACACTGAGATTATTGGAGGCCGTGCGTGACTTTCAGGACAGGCCAGGGATGCGGGTAAAGTTCTATCAGGCCTGTTCTTCCGAGATGTTTGGCAAGGTCCTGGAAATTCCTCAAAAAGAGACCACACCCTTTTATCCGCGCAGTCCCTATGCCGCGGCCAAGGTCTATGCCTACTGGCAGACCGTGAATTACCGGGAGGCATACGGTCTTTTTGCCTGTAACGGCATACTTTTCAATCACGAGTCGCCGAGACGCGGAGAGACATTCGTTACCCGTAAGATCACCCGGGCGGCCACCCGGATTAAACTGGGGCTTCAGGAAAAATTGTACCTCGGCAATCTGAACGCCAAGCGCGACTGGGGATTTGCCGGCGACTATGTGGAAGCCATGTGGCTGATGCTCCAGCAGGAAGAACCGGATGATTATATCATTGCCACCGGCAAGAATTATTCGGTCAAGGAATTCCTGGAAAAAGTATTTTCGAAGCTGGGGCTGGAATGGGAAAGATATGTAGAGACCGATCCGCGCTACTTCAGGCCGACTGAGGTGGATGCCTTGCTGGGCGACGCTACCAAGGCCAGACAGAAACTCGGCTGGAATCCAAGGGTTGAGATCGATCAACTGGTAGATATGATGGTTGAGCACGACCTGGAGATGGCCAGACAGGAAAAAACCCTGAGAGACGCGGGACACAAGGTATCGATCAGGCAGAATTGTGAATAG
- the cysC gene encoding adenylyl-sulfate kinase produces MQNHVIWHKGYVNRSDRNRLNNHRSGLVWFTGLSASGKSTIAHHVEKELFNRGIRVYVLDGDNIRHGLNSNLGFSPGDRKENLRRIVELSKLVADAGILVLAAFISPFRTDREYIRSRFEGDNFLEIYVKCPVEECERRDPKGQYRKARAGIIKEYTGVSSPYEEPLNPDLVIETENLSLGDAVQKVLKFLDDKKFVTI; encoded by the coding sequence ATGCAAAATCACGTCATCTGGCATAAAGGATACGTAAACAGGTCGGACAGAAACCGTCTGAATAACCACAGAAGCGGGCTGGTATGGTTCACCGGTCTTTCGGCCTCCGGCAAGTCCACCATTGCCCATCATGTGGAGAAGGAATTATTCAACAGAGGAATTCGCGTCTATGTCCTGGATGGCGACAATATCCGCCACGGGCTGAACAGTAATCTTGGCTTTAGTCCTGGAGACCGGAAAGAGAACCTTCGCAGGATAGTTGAGTTGTCAAAACTCGTTGCGGATGCCGGAATACTTGTCCTCGCGGCCTTCATCTCTCCTTTCCGGACAGACCGGGAATACATAAGAAGCCGGTTTGAGGGGGATAACTTCCTGGAGATATACGTAAAGTGCCCGGTTGAAGAGTGTGAAAGACGCGACCCAAAAGGGCAGTACCGGAAGGCCCGGGCCGGGATTATCAAAGAATATACAGGGGTTTCTTCTCCTTATGAGGAACCGCTGAACCCCGACCTGGTGATAGAGACAGAAAATTTAAGCCTTGGAGATGCCGTGCAGAAGGTGCTGAAATTTCTGGATGATAAAAAATTTGTAACAATTTAG
- a CDS encoding Ada metal-binding domain-containing protein produces the protein MPVRRYVSLILVLMFAFTLVAFSVQAVEKTATKEEPAFVGSAKGGKYHLPSCKLAKKIKQENMVTFKDVAEAEKKGYEPCKTCIPAPAAAKSDIKPAAKTQK, from the coding sequence ATGCCAGTTAGAAGGTACGTCTCGTTAATTCTAGTCTTGATGTTCGCGTTTACTCTGGTCGCATTCTCTGTGCAAGCTGTCGAGAAGACGGCTACAAAAGAAGAACCGGCTTTTGTAGGCTCAGCTAAAGGAGGCAAGTACCACCTGCCCTCCTGCAAACTGGCCAAAAAAATCAAACAGGAAAACATGGTTACTTTTAAGGATGTAGCAGAAGCTGAAAAAAAGGGATATGAACCTTGCAAGACCTGTATCCCGGCCCCAGCGGCTGCAAAATCAGATATAAAACCAGCTGCCAAGACACAGAAATAA
- a CDS encoding phosphomannomutase/phosphoglucomutase, which produces MTYEDVTPAEDPVNPAIFREYDIRGIVDKDLSEEVVRDIGRAYGTVICKNGLRNVTVGRDGRLSSERFQKALIEGILETGCNVTDVGLCPTPLLYFSIFHLQKDGGVQVTGSHNPPEFNGFKLCVGKETIHGEAIQGLKKIIEARDFTSGTGSLFSFPIIPAYLHYIKQNISLKRPLKVVIDAGNGTGGLVAPDLFRYFGCEVTELYCEVDGRFPNHFPDPTIPENLGDLIKLVTSKRADFGVGYDGDADRLGVVDEKGNILFGDRLLILFARQILKANPAAAVIGEVKCSQTLYDDIAKNGGRPIMWKAGHSLIKSKLREEKALLAGEMSGHIFFADRYLGFDDAIYSSLRLAEIVAQSERPLSELLSDVPKTFSTPEIRVPCPDESKFAVVERVKEYFQARYKTIDIDGVRIVFDDGWGLIRASNTQPVLVLRFEALSAERLDEIRNLVEGKLKELTG; this is translated from the coding sequence ATGACATATGAAGATGTGACCCCGGCGGAGGACCCTGTGAACCCGGCTATTTTCAGAGAGTACGACATCAGAGGCATTGTAGATAAAGACCTGAGCGAAGAGGTGGTACGCGACATCGGCCGCGCCTATGGAACCGTTATCTGCAAAAATGGCTTAAGAAATGTCACCGTGGGCCGGGACGGGCGGCTGAGTTCGGAACGTTTTCAGAAGGCCCTGATCGAAGGCATCCTGGAGACAGGTTGCAACGTTACAGACGTGGGCCTCTGCCCCACGCCGCTCCTTTACTTCTCCATCTTCCATCTTCAGAAGGACGGCGGGGTCCAGGTGACCGGCAGCCACAACCCCCCGGAGTTCAACGGCTTCAAGCTCTGTGTAGGAAAAGAGACCATACACGGGGAGGCCATCCAGGGGCTGAAAAAGATCATCGAGGCCAGGGATTTTACTTCAGGGACCGGCTCCTTATTCTCATTTCCCATAATTCCCGCCTATCTGCATTACATAAAACAAAACATCTCTCTTAAGCGGCCATTAAAAGTAGTTATAGATGCCGGAAATGGCACGGGAGGGCTGGTGGCGCCCGATCTCTTCCGGTATTTTGGCTGCGAGGTTACAGAGCTTTACTGCGAAGTGGACGGGAGATTCCCCAATCACTTTCCCGATCCTACTATTCCCGAAAACCTGGGCGATCTTATAAAACTGGTGACCTCGAAGAGGGCTGATTTCGGTGTCGGCTACGACGGCGATGCCGACCGCCTGGGTGTCGTGGACGAAAAGGGCAACATCCTTTTCGGCGACCGGCTTCTCATCCTATTCGCACGTCAGATATTAAAGGCCAACCCTGCTGCGGCCGTCATCGGAGAAGTCAAATGTTCCCAGACCCTTTATGATGATATAGCCAAAAACGGTGGCAGGCCCATCATGTGGAAGGCCGGGCATTCCCTCATAAAGAGCAAGTTAAGGGAGGAAAAGGCCCTTTTGGCCGGCGAGATGAGCGGACATATCTTCTTTGCCGATCGTTATCTCGGCTTTGATGACGCTATCTATAGTTCCCTCCGTCTGGCCGAAATTGTCGCCCAGTCCGAACGGCCGTTGAGCGAACTCCTCTCTGACGTGCCGAAGACCTTTTCTACTCCGGAAATCAGGGTCCCCTGTCCCGATGAATCCAAGTTTGCCGTGGTGGAAAGGGTCAAGGAATACTTTCAAGCCCGCTATAAGACCATCGACATAGACGGCGTGCGCATTGTATTTGATGACGGCTGGGGGCTTATCCGGGCCTCGAATACCCAGCCGGTGCTTGTCCTCCGTTTCGAGGCCCTGAGCGCTGAAAGGCTGGACGAGATCCGGAACCTCGTGGAAGGTAAATTAAAAGAACTGACCGGTTAG
- a CDS encoding DUF721 domain-containing protein yields MTLTSIGSILKKIASERNWEERFRVYSVWDCWDEAVGSVAARQAQPKSFKQGCLWVGVSDPMWMHHLQMSKETMRDNLNARLGSPLIKDIRFTLSPPGPYKDAASQENSAGPDRR; encoded by the coding sequence ATGACGCTGACTTCCATCGGCAGCATCCTGAAGAAGATAGCCTCTGAGAGGAACTGGGAGGAACGTTTCAGGGTCTATAGTGTCTGGGATTGCTGGGACGAGGCAGTAGGTAGTGTGGCAGCCCGGCAGGCCCAGCCTAAGAGTTTCAAGCAGGGATGTCTCTGGGTCGGCGTCTCGGACCCCATGTGGATGCATCACCTGCAGATGTCCAAGGAAACAATGCGCGACAACCTTAACGCCAGGCTTGGCTCGCCGCTAATCAAGGATATCCGGTTTACCCTTTCGCCGCCCGGTCCTTATAAAGACGCTGCATCTCAGGAGAATAGCGCCGGGCCTGATCGTAGATAA
- a CDS encoding tRNA1(Val) (adenine(37)-N6)-methyltransferase, translating to MPADREAFCASEETLDTLFHGKIGVIQKKSGYRFSIDAVILAHFPNFKEKDIVVDIGCGCGVIPLIIAYRRPQVRLFGLELQEDLFDLARRNVIANGLEDRITIQQGDLKNPEGIFFAPANLPMARPAAYADWVVSNPPYGRSSSGRLNPKEEKALARHEIAASLLDVLRAARYFLRPRGRAAIIYPARRAAGLISAMRETGLEPKRLQVVYSYPGDEGRFVLVEAVKDGGEELKILPPFFIYDQARRYSPEMQRLYKDRAAKG from the coding sequence ATACCCGCAGATAGAGAGGCCTTCTGTGCCTCCGAAGAGACCCTGGATACCCTCTTTCATGGGAAGATCGGTGTCATCCAAAAAAAATCCGGTTACCGGTTTTCCATTGATGCCGTAATCCTCGCCCATTTTCCAAACTTCAAAGAAAAAGATATTGTTGTAGATATTGGTTGTGGCTGCGGGGTTATCCCGCTTATTATTGCCTACCGCAGGCCGCAGGTTCGCCTTTTTGGTCTGGAGCTGCAGGAGGATCTCTTTGACCTGGCCAGGCGGAATGTAATCGCAAACGGCCTTGAAGATCGCATCACCATACAGCAGGGCGATTTAAAGAATCCGGAAGGGATATTCTTCGCCCCGGCGAATCTGCCTATGGCACGACCGGCCGCGTATGCGGACTGGGTGGTCAGCAATCCCCCTTATGGCCGGTCATCATCCGGCCGTTTGAACCCAAAAGAAGAGAAGGCCCTGGCCCGGCATGAAATAGCCGCCTCACTTTTGGATGTCCTCAGGGCGGCGCGTTATTTCCTGAGACCGCGCGGCCGGGCAGCCATTATATATCCGGCCCGGCGCGCTGCCGGCCTCATAAGCGCTATGCGGGAGACAGGGCTGGAGCCAAAGCGCTTACAGGTGGTGTATTCTTATCCGGGGGATGAAGGAAGATTTGTCCTGGTGGAGGCCGTCAAAGATGGCGGCGAAGAGCTAAAGATTCTGCCGCCGTTTTTTATCTACGATCAGGCCCGGCGCTATTCTCCTGAGATGCAGCGTCTTTATAAGGACCGGGCGGCGAAAGGGTAA
- a CDS encoding DUF1015 domain-containing protein — translation MARIKPFRGLRYDPKKIDDMEKAVTPPYDVISPEQQEAFYDKSPYNVVRLDFGKNLEDDDEKHNRYTRAAQDFKAWQKAAALVRDERPAIYLYHVTYTLDDSRVFTRKGFLCLVRLEDFSAGIVRPHEKTFPKVTSDRLKLMEHCSANFSPVFSLYPDTENTVTEILERHKEEPPLASFYDWAGLKHEMWAVTDPKAITRVQKILDKEPLFIADGHHRYTTALDYRRIMQERYPDYGEQQAFNHIMMYLCSMEDKGLVILPTHRLVTRKKGLSWQDFKNKAAGYFDIEKFPLNSRDYVGRAGEVCRALEKAGMDRRQTMGLYTGSHDYFYLLSLKKETRQEVFGREVPAPLQELDVFVLTELVLGRVLGLTNTNKGNDSGDRVSYYHNAREIMEKAARDDKAWAFLLNPTPIDQVRNVATAGLVMPHKSTYFYPKALTGLVINKIVPDEEV, via the coding sequence GTGGCCCGCATAAAGCCCTTCCGTGGGCTCAGATACGACCCTAAAAAAATTGATGATATGGAAAAGGCAGTGACACCGCCTTATGATGTCATATCGCCTGAGCAGCAGGAGGCCTTCTACGACAAGAGCCCTTATAACGTAGTGCGCCTGGACTTCGGAAAGAATTTAGAAGACGATGATGAGAAGCATAATCGCTATACCCGGGCCGCTCAAGACTTTAAGGCCTGGCAGAAGGCGGCTGCGCTCGTCCGTGACGAGCGGCCGGCTATCTATTTGTACCATGTTACCTACACCCTGGATGATAGCCGTGTCTTTACCCGTAAGGGGTTCCTCTGTCTGGTAAGACTGGAGGATTTTTCAGCCGGTATAGTCAGGCCCCATGAAAAGACCTTTCCTAAGGTTACTTCCGACCGTCTTAAGCTGATGGAGCACTGCTCGGCCAATTTCAGCCCGGTATTTTCCCTTTACCCGGATACTGAGAATACCGTCACGGAGATACTTGAGAGGCATAAAGAAGAGCCTCCTCTTGCCTCTTTTTATGACTGGGCAGGGCTAAAGCATGAGATGTGGGCCGTTACGGACCCCAAGGCTATAACCAGGGTCCAAAAAATCTTAGATAAAGAGCCTCTTTTCATCGCCGACGGGCATCACCGCTATACCACGGCCCTTGATTATCGCCGGATAATGCAGGAGAGATACCCGGATTACGGAGAGCAGCAGGCATTTAACCATATCATGATGTACCTCTGCAGTATGGAAGATAAAGGGCTTGTGATACTCCCGACCCACCGCCTGGTCACTCGCAAGAAAGGCCTTTCATGGCAGGATTTCAAGAACAAGGCCGCAGGCTATTTTGACATAGAGAAATTTCCTCTTAATAGCCGGGATTATGTGGGCCGGGCCGGGGAGGTCTGCCGTGCCCTGGAGAAGGCCGGCATGGACAGGCGGCAGACTATGGGCCTTTATACCGGTTCCCATGACTATTTTTATCTCCTAAGTTTAAAGAAGGAGACGAGGCAGGAGGTCTTTGGCAGAGAGGTGCCTGCCCCGCTCCAGGAACTGGATGTATTTGTATTGACCGAGCTTGTTCTGGGCCGGGTACTGGGATTGACAAACACAAATAAAGGCAACGACTCTGGAGACAGGGTGAGTTACTATCATAACGCCCGCGAAATAATGGAAAAAGCGGCCAGGGACGATAAGGCCTGGGCCTTCCTGCTTAATCCTACCCCTATTGACCAGGTAAGAAATGTGGCCACGGCCGGCCTGGTTATGCCTCATAAGTCAACTTATTTCTATCCAAAGGCCCTGACCGGCCTGGTCATCAATAAAATCGTCCCGGATGAGGAGGTGTAA
- a CDS encoding Hsp20/alpha crystallin family protein — translation MFELTPWKPFKELGDLRREMDRMWDTFFLRGPELEPISREWSPSLDVSETKDNITVKAEVPGMDAKDIDISLSGDVLTIKGEKKQEKEEKGENFHRIESCYGAFSRSIRLPVPVKSEEIKASYKKGVLRITLPKKEEVKPKQITVKAE, via the coding sequence ATGTTTGAATTGACCCCTTGGAAGCCATTTAAAGAATTGGGTGACCTACGAAGAGAAATGGATCGCATGTGGGATACCTTTTTCTTACGGGGACCCGAACTCGAACCCATATCGAGGGAATGGAGTCCTTCACTCGACGTCTCTGAAACGAAAGATAATATTACCGTCAAGGCTGAAGTTCCGGGGATGGACGCCAAAGATATTGACATCTCGTTGTCAGGTGATGTCCTTACTATTAAGGGAGAAAAGAAACAAGAAAAGGAAGAAAAAGGAGAAAACTTCCACCGTATCGAATCTTGTTACGGGGCATTTTCCCGCTCTATACGGCTCCCTGTTCCAGTTAAAAGCGAAGAGATCAAGGCCAGCTATAAAAAAGGAGTTCTCCGGATTACATTGCCCAAGAAGGAAGAGGTAAAACCCAAACAGATTACTGTAAAGGCAGAATAA
- a CDS encoding CDP-alcohol phosphatidyltransferase family protein: protein MLSHSLDHRLDRLLSGLLSRIHCLGISPNFLTITSVVVAIPATILFGLGQGLWGGLILLISGLFDILDGALARTQGKVTRFGGFLDSVLDRYVDLGILAGIAYYYGSSGQKTLLLWTLMAMSGTALIPYVRARAELIIPRCSIGIAERPERIIMLAAGGIFNLLPYAIFVLALLTHVTTLQRIIFTRRQDSEFRSQKNSNGR from the coding sequence ATGCTCAGCCATAGTCTTGATCACAGACTCGATCGGTTACTAAGCGGCCTTTTATCTCGCATCCACTGCCTGGGCATCAGTCCCAATTTTCTGACCATAACCAGTGTGGTAGTGGCCATACCAGCTACGATTCTTTTTGGCCTGGGCCAGGGCCTGTGGGGCGGACTGATACTGCTCATCTCCGGTCTTTTTGACATACTCGATGGCGCCCTGGCCAGGACGCAAGGTAAGGTCACTCGCTTTGGCGGTTTTCTGGATTCGGTATTAGACCGGTACGTGGATCTGGGTATCCTGGCCGGCATCGCTTACTACTATGGGAGCAGCGGACAAAAGACGCTCCTTCTCTGGACGCTTATGGCCATGTCTGGAACGGCCCTTATTCCTTACGTTCGGGCCAGGGCGGAGTTAATCATCCCGCGCTGCTCGATTGGTATAGCGGAAAGGCCGGAACGGATAATTATGCTGGCTGCCGGAGGCATCTTTAATCTTTTACCATACGCTATCTTTGTCCTGGCCTTACTTACCCATGTTACAACACTACAGAGGATTATTTTTACCAGAAGACAGGATTCAGAATTCAGAAGTCAGAAGAATAGTAACGGGCGATGA
- a CDS encoding CBS and ACT domain-containing protein, whose protein sequence is MKVKNWMIKKVITIGKGATVQDALKLMKKHSIRHLPVVEENDKSSIVGLVTEGGLRQFFFLSMVENISVQDAMVINPITIEPHANVELAAGLIHRHKIGCLPVVEKKKLVGIITTTDILAAFIEMMGLLKASSRIDLELKGEEGSIEEISRIVKENDSEIISIGIVNQSPRKKLQYIRLQKCDPEPIVKSLERHGYKVVSVMR, encoded by the coding sequence GTGAAAGTCAAAAATTGGATGATCAAAAAGGTTATCACTATAGGTAAAGGGGCTACGGTTCAGGATGCCCTGAAGCTTATGAAAAAACATTCTATCCGCCACCTGCCCGTCGTAGAAGAAAACGATAAAAGTTCCATAGTGGGCCTGGTCACGGAAGGTGGCCTGCGTCAGTTCTTTTTCTTGTCGATGGTAGAAAATATCTCGGTTCAGGATGCCATGGTTATCAACCCGATAACCATAGAACCCCATGCCAATGTTGAATTGGCGGCCGGCCTGATACATCGCCATAAAATCGGCTGCCTGCCTGTAGTTGAAAAGAAAAAACTGGTCGGCATAATAACCACTACCGACATCCTCGCCGCCTTTATCGAAATGATGGGGCTTTTAAAGGCCAGTTCCCGGATAGACCTGGAATTAAAAGGTGAGGAAGGGTCCATAGAAGAAATCTCACGCATAGTCAAGGAAAATGACAGCGAAATCATAAGCATAGGCATAGTGAACCAATCTCCCCGGAAAAAGTTGCAATATATTCGTCTTCAGAAGTGCGACCCGGAACCGATTGTTAAGTCACTGGAGAGGCACGGTTATAAGGTTGTTTCAGTCATGCGTTAA